aaacatagtaccacctcgcctaccgacccaaaaacgcatagaggaggactatataaggagacccccctggcccctggagaagacatgaagaaattatcatagagactgaggggtgccctcaaaggaaaacctcttctctaattaatatttctttttaggcttagcaaccaatgtaaggtagaaatagatcttctagtttctactagattgagagagatagagtggaggtgtagattggaggaagcccggcctgtcggtgtctactccaagcttgtacctgcgggattaagttctcctaacccgaagcttgctcctaggattcttcagtatttcgacttctcaattctagtaagttcttgttttattattcttctggtttatgagtttactttaatctcttcgcgtagagtttagagtaatcattgctggcgtaaatgtggtgtttaggctggggtactcatagatattccctgactagctggaccgtggtagtagtgaggaacgtgacaattccgagttacctttgccgatcacatctcgttagcaggaagaatagggtttataggtgcgggttgaacatcctttgtggtgtctagattccgttagcctccccattagaacaatagatcatccttaccaaggttagaaggagactacggttgcagtcttctctatttatcactcacatcgaaagacattctttgtgcctaaagggttagtagtaatagaccggttagtcagatgcactctttctcctagtggtaaaaaaataaatacgatactctggataacctcccgggtgaagtgctcaccgatatccgtgcgcttgcggatcaattccttattgcgttcccaaatatcaacagatgCCTAGATTGCATCACTTCTGCCGGCTTTTGACAATCACAATTTGGAACCGGGAGGTCCGGAGGTACCGGGGCATCCACACAAGAGGCGTCCGCATATAGCTCCctcggtcgaccgcgttttttcCAATACTCTACTCGATACAGGTTCATCATCTACATAAACAAGTGTTACTATAACTAATGCCACATTTACTAGCACCAAGACATACAACACTAAGTGAGGACATGAATCGTACTTACTAAAAAGCTAACAAAGTGGCCCAATGCACTAAAGAGAAGCAAACCCTAAACCATAGTCTACAACATACAACACTAAATGAGGAGATGAATCGTACATACTATACCATAGTAAACACGCATTTGAGTCAAATACTCATTGGATAAAAGGAATTTCACAAAAGACATGAAGCAAACCATTAATGGCATATTCCATAAAAGATCCACCACTAAAACAAGATCCCAATGGATAAATGAGGGGAAGGAGTAGTACCTTAGCAAACCGTTATGAGCCTCGATCCGACACCTCTATGCCCGGTTTTAGAATTTAGGGTTCGTGGGAAGAGAGAGGAAGAGAGGAAAGGGGATGGCCACAAAGAAAGAAtgaagagaggaagaagaaggggccTTGGCTCGGGCTGGTAACCAGAGCTCGGCGTCGAGTCGTCTCACGCCGAGATATGAGGCTCGGCGCTAAAGGGCAAAACGCCGAGTTTTGTGGGCCGCCAAGCTAACTGGGCCTCGCCGTGTACAACAGCAGACCTCGGCGCTCGGTGACTTAACGCCAAGGTCTGTGGCTCGGCGCTGGGTGAATTAGCGCCGACATTCTGCCATGTGTTTTCGACGACCAGGGTCGTCGATGACGTGGCACTAGCTCGGCGTTAAGGGCCTGCACGCCGAGACGCGGAACCTCGGCGTACTGTTACATAACGTCGAAAAACGGTCTATTTTTGAAAATTGTTTTCCCAAGGGTCTAATTGCAAAAAAAGTTTGGAAAAAGGGCCAAATTACAAAAATTTTACTGTAATCATGCATGTGCATTGTCAAGTTTGGGATCAGGTTCTCATAGATAGCCATACAGATACAGAAAAGGCACCACTAGGGTCCCTTTGTGGAAAGGATGCCATCATACCTCTCCACTTTGCTTTTTCGCTTGCTAATATATGTTTCCACATTCAATTCGCCTGCACTACACATCCTGTCCTGCTCCATTTGCTATGAtcctgatatatatatatatatatatatagcgaaCGACGCGCACGGGGAACTTCGGCGGAAACGGAGACGTGACGTCGAGGCGTGCGGCCCGTATGGAGTACTAACGGGTCCGGTTTGCAGTACTAACGGGTCCGGTTTGGTTCTGTACGTATTGGTTTGCTGTGTACGTGTATTTTCTTTTGAGAGTATATACGTGAATAATAATTAGTATTCTTAGGAGTTGCACCTAGCGGCATACTTATGAACGGAGAAAGCGGATCTGTAAACGCattggctatatatatatatatgagggaCCTCTATCCAGCTCTAGGTCATTGTACGTCCAGAAAATCTTTCTTTTTGAGATCGAGCCATTATGGATCAAGAGGTCGTGGAGATCATCATTGTCGATGATTCTACAGATGCTGGAGTAGAAACTCGAGAACAACCAAGGTATGATACCCATGATATACCCTCTCATCTGCATATTGGGTTTGTTCTAACGAACGGTAGTTCTTGCAGAAAAGCTGATGAAGGTGATGTGATCAATGAAGGTCGTTCTGGTGGCCGGGACACTTTAGGAGGCCATGCACCCCATCGCCGTCGTTGTGGGAAGTGCGGTGTGGAAGGCCATAACCGGGTGACCTGTGGCCGCGCTGCCGCACGATTCCGTCTTCCATATAGGTTGTGCGAGAGATGTGGTCTTCGAGGACATTATAGCATCCTTTGCCCAAATGCACCGCAGCCTATCATGGTTCCAAATTCAGCGTAAGAAAGTTTCTTAAGTAATTCATATTGTTTTAGTATCCATCCCTTGTATGAACACTGGTTATCTTCGTGTACAGCATTATTGAGGATGAAGAAGATTCGGATGAAAACGGTGGTGGAAGTGTATGTACACATACTAAAAGAAGGATTTGCAAGTGGCATGATTTGAAGGAGGAGTCTCTCAAGTTTCGTCAGTAATAGATGGCTGGTCGTCTGGTCCAGATTCGATGCAGTGTCAACTTGAAGTTATCATGGAGTATGAGAAGTCCAGAAGTGGTAGCTAGGATCAAATTTGTTTTAGCAATGGTCGCATTTGTAATTTATAATTTGGTTTGATTGGGAGAACTGGCATCATAATGTAATCGGCAGGGTTCGTTTACTGGAAAATTATTATCCTTTTGTAATCACAGAATCCCTTTTTCATTATGAATAAATTTAGGATTCGGCAATGAATggttttttgcaaaatgatggCAAAGTATGCAGTGGTACCTACCCAAATTTTTATTGTATGTCGTTTTACTGAGTGTGTTATAAAAGTATATCTTTAGAGGTATCCCTGACAGGGTCGAGGATGTTGACCATTTTTTCTCCATGTCAAATGCATATAAAGCATAATGTGCTACCTCATAGATAGGGACAAAGATCTGAAATGCCATGAGAGTTTGTTGTTATTAGTAGATGGTAAGTTTCCTTGTTGATTCGAGGGGTTTTTATGAATTACATACCAGGCGACATGATGACACGTTGTATGGAATAATTGATGGATCAGTGAACAAATGAATGTGATATGTTGGGTTCCAGTGGCCGTCTGCCGCAATTGCATACATCTGCAATGTCGAATAATTTGGACATATAAGTAGTATAATGGGAAAAAAAATGGAAAGTAAGTTGACATACTAACCGCAAAATCTTGGTTCAGGAAGTGCCTCCAGCCAACAAAATTAGTGGAACCAAATGTATGGAGCTCATCCTCATAAAGTGCCTGAACGGCAAGATTAAATGTATCTTCGTCCATGGGGTCATTAGTCTTCAGGGTATGTTGAAGGTGAGATAGATGAAGTTTCATGGGAACCGGGTTGGAGATGTGAACCCAAAGCTTCCTGCGGAAATAAAAGACACGTATGGTTAGACATATGTGGTGTAAACATTTCTTAATTTTGGAGGTACtagtattaaaaaaaattactttAGTGCGTTCTTGTCTTGGATGGAAGTGGTGTGTTGAAACAGATCATCTAGAGCCTTACTCTCGTTCCTTGTGTATGATTGTGGCTTGCATAGAAAAGGTGACTTTACCATCGTGCTTGGCTTAACGATACGTGCTGGCAAATTTACAAGCAAATCTGCAGGTTCTCCAATGATTGTTTTCTTGGATTTAGGGAGATACTTGGTGACAAGTTGTTCATTACGAAGTGTAATCCTCGCTTCAGTAACATGCTTCAGTATGGAATGCGGTGAGGAGAAAGAAGCAGAATTCATCATGGTCTCTATTCAGATATGAAAGAGTTAAGAAATGTTTAATTTAAATCGGGTGATATGAATGGCAGTAACAGGATCATTGGGTTTGACAAGATTAAAAATCACCTGTATTAGCTACACCTTGTTGATCTGGAGGAGTTTCTGGCACAACAGCTTGATCAGCAACCGTGTCAAACTGTGCTTCTAAATTACCTTGCACTAGATTTGCGGGTGTTAGTTCTCCAAGAGTGTTGTTGTTGTCAAGCTGTGAAAGGCCAAGATCAAAACTTGGTGGATCAATGCCGCCGATGGAAAATGTAGGCTTGGGAGTCAATCCATGATGGACATCTTTTTGAATCTGGTCAGAAAGTGtttacattaagtacatggatTTACCTAGTTAGATCTGTATCGGTTCATTCTTTTGCCTCATTTAGTATGTGGATGTACTCATTAAGATTAGTAGTATGGGTTGATACTTAAAGGTGTTATATTAATTGGTTACTGTGGACAGATACTAAATGTGATTTAGTACGTGGGTGTACTCGTTCAGAATAGTTGTATGGGCTGATATAAACATTTGAGTAAAGTGTTATACCGACTCGAAACGATAAAGAGATAATCCCATAGTGTTGTCGTTGTCGAGCTGTGAAAGGCCCAGGTCAAAACTTGGTGGATCAATGCCGCCGAAGGTTGAGGTTGGCTTGCGAGTCGCTCCATGATGGACAACTTCTTCAATCTGGTCAGGaagtgttccaaaaaaaaagaaattaagTATATGTGCTTCTGAAATCAGATATGTGTGGGCTCATGCTAAATGAGATTTAGTATGGTGATATACTCCTTAAGATTTGTAATTTCAATTGGTACTAAATAATAAAATTAATTGGATAATGTGTCTAAGTAGTAAATAAGATTTAGTATGTGGATGTACTCTTTCTGAAATGAAGTATATACGGATACTACGTGAGGTTGTATTAATTGATTAGTGTGGGCAGATACTAAATGAGATTTAGTATGTGGATGTACTCTTTCTGAAATGAAGTATATACGGATACTACGTGAGGTTCTATTAATTGATTAGTGTGGGCAGATAATAAATGAGATTTAGTATGTGGATGTACTTACTCAGATTATTAGTATGGGTTGGTACTGATCAGATTTAGTATATGGATTAACTTAAAAGAAGGCAGGGGCATATGTACATACTAGCTAAAATGTCTTGATAAAGTAAAAGTTGTTCGGatacaaaaataataaaaagtatGACATCATACTATGGTGGTATTATTGATAAATTGTAAAGGACTGTCAATTAGTATGGGCTCATACTCCTAAAATCAGGTGGATATATTGCCATGTCAACTATGAAATCTAATGAGATAATATATGGAAATAAAATCACATCAGTACCTCAACTTGACTGGCAAATGTGTTGTTGCTGTAGCAAACTTGACGACGATCACGGAGCTGTGAACAAAATTATTAAAATTACACACATGCTGAAGTTTATTAGACAAATGATGTGGGTACGGATAAGCTACCTTGAGCTTTCCAAAAGATGGGAATGGAAATCGATTTTGTAAGATCATGTCTTTCTTTATGAACTCATCCATGATTTTGTCATCATACGATCTGATGCGAGGAAAGCAGCTGTGTTCAGGAGTGCTGTTACCATTTTCAAGGTTATCCAAATAAAAAATCTGGAACAAATGTTAGAAAGCAAAATATGTCAGCCATTTTCATATTATGGATGACAAAAACTAAGAAGGATACAGTTTATATCATAATTTAGAACATAAGTAAATATGGTCTACCTGAAGTAATATTATGCAACCATTGATGTAGCCTGCGCTTTTGCCATTTTTTAGCTTGTTATGCAGAGAATCCGCTGCAACTTTTAGCTCATCGATAACAAACTTTGACCAGTTATAGTTTTGGACATTATCAATGTCAACCAAGGCTGTCATATACCTTGTTGATATGTGATTGTTGAGAGAAACTGGGCCTAAAAAAATGGTCACAAGGACCATTATGAGTGCAGTTTTGAATTTGATAGCCTCACCGACAGACATTGGACTCTCAGGTTTCTTGTATAAAATACCGGTGAGGAACGGCAAGGTGATTTGCTCAAATGATTCCTTCCCAAAAACATTACAGATATATTTTTTCATTATAACCACTTCTTGATGTGTTGCAGGTACTATGGGCTTTCCCTCACATGGGATTCCCAGGATCAAGTTGACATCAGATTCTGTCAACTTGATTTCAGATCTAGTACCAGAAAGTAAGGTACAGCGGACAGGATCAAACTTACTGAGCAGCCATGCAGCAAAATCCTTATTTGACTTGTGGATATTAAGGTACTTAAAACCTTGGAATCCCATGTCTTTAATCAGCTGCAACCTAGTTTCATCTTCTATGCTACTGAAGATGTCTGAAGTCATACCAGCGGAACTCCTCGTGTATACTGTACCTTTTCTAGATTTCCTTGCTTTATTACTAACACCACTAGATCGTGGAGAACTAGCATTGATTGTTGTGTTCTGTGCAAGGTTGATCCCAAGTTTCCGGCGAACGTGTTGCAATGCTTTGGTGAATGCTGATCTGTTGGAGGTTGAACCACCTGATCCATTCACAGTTGATGGTGTTTTGGCCATCTACATTTAAAAAAATGTTATACATAATAAAATGAACATGACAAATGTAGGAAAGTATACAATGGTACTAGTCAGATCTGAGAAAGTATACAATGATACCCGTCCACTTCGAGAAAGTATGCAATGATACTATAGCCTAACCTAGTACGTATAAAATG
This window of the Sorghum bicolor cultivar BTx623 chromosome 7, Sorghum_bicolor_NCBIv3, whole genome shotgun sequence genome carries:
- the LOC8057879 gene encoding uncharacterized protein LOC8057879 isoform X3; translation: MAKTPSTVNGSGGSTSNRSAFTKALQHVRRKLGINLAQNTTINASSPRSSGVSNKARKSRKGTVYTRSSAGMTSDIFSSIEDETRLQLIKDMGFQGFKYLNIHKSNKDFAAWLLSKFDPVRCTLLSGTRSEIKLTESDVNLILGIPCEGKPIVPATHQEVVIMKKYICNVFGKESFEQITLPFLTGILYKKPESPMSVGEAIKFKTALIMVLVTIFLGPVSLNNHISTRYMTALVDIDNVQNYNWSKFVIDELKVAADSLHNKLKNGKSAGYINGCIILLQIFYLDNLENGNSTPEHSCFPRIRSYDDKIMDEFIKKDMILQNRFPFPSFGKLKLRDRRQVCYSNNTFASQVEIEEVVHHGATRKPTSTFGGIDPPSFDLGLSQLDNDNTMGLSLYRFESIQKDVHHGLTPKPTFSIGGIDPPSFDLGLSQLDNNNTLGELTPANLVQGNLEAQFDTVADQAVVPETPPDQQGVANTETMMNSASFSSPHSILKHVTEARITLRNEQLVTKYLPKSKKTIIGEPADLLVNLPARIVKPSTMVKSPFLCKPQSYTRNESKALDDLFQHTTSIQDKNALKKLWVHISNPVPMKLHLSHLQHTLKTNDPMDEDTFNLAVQALYEDELHTFGSTNFVGWRHFLNQDFAMYAIAADGHWNPTYHIHLFTDPSIIPYNVSSCRLHLDTAARCFYTCGQFNDHEKCFFFQWIDGPDNFDPRFLLFAGICHGKFPRDRFKCWVPPPPNPRR
- the LOC8057879 gene encoding uncharacterized protein LOC8057879 isoform X4; the encoded protein is MAKTPSTVNGSGGSTSNRSAFTKALQHVRRKLGINLAQNTTINASSPRSSGVSNKARKSRKGTVYTRSSAGMTSDIFSSIEDETRLQLIKDMGFQGFKYLNIHKSNKDFAAWLLSKFDPVRCTLLSGTRSEIKLTESDVNLILGIPCEGKPIVPATHQEVVIMKKYICNVFGKESFEQITLPFLTGILYKKPESPMSVGEAIKFKTALIMVLVTIFLGPVSLNNHISTRYMTALVDIDNVQNYNWSKFVIDELKVAADSLHNKLKNGKSAGYINGCIILLQIFYLDNLENGNSTPEHSCFPRIRSYDDKIMDEFIKKDMILQNRFPFPSFGKLKLRDRRQVCYSNNTFASQVEIEEVVHHGATRKPTSTFGGIDPPSFDLGLSQLDNDNTMGLSLYRFESIQKDVHHGLTPKPTFSIGGIDPPSFDLGLSQLDNNNTLGELTPANLVQGNLEAQFDTVADQAVVPETPPDQQGVANTETMMNSASFSSPHSILKHVTEARITLRNEQLVTKYLPKSKKTIIGEPADLLVNLPARIVKPSTMVKSPFLCKPQSYTRNESKALDDLFQHTTSIQDKNALKKLWVHISNPVPMKLHLSHLQHTLKTNDPMDEDTFNLAVQALYEDELHTFGSTNFVGWRHFLNQDFAMYAIAADGHWNPTYHIHLFTDPSIIPYNVSSCRLIFVPIYEVAHYALYAFDMEKKWSTSSTLSGIPLKIYFYNTLSKTTYNKNLGCGAFGQRML
- the LOC8057879 gene encoding uncharacterized protein LOC8057879 isoform X6; this encodes MAKTPSTVNGSGGSTSNRSAFTKALQHVRRKLGINLAQNTTINASSPRSSGVSNKARKSRKGTVYTRSSAGMTSDIFSSIEDETRLQLIKDMGFQGFKYLNIHKSNKDFAAWLLSKFDPVRCTLLSGTRSEIKLTESDVNLILGIPCEGKPIVPATHQEVVIMKKYICNVFGKESFEQITLPFLTGILYKKPESPMSVGEAIKFKTALIMVLVTIFLGPVSLNNHISTRYMTALVDIDNVQNYNWSKFVIDELKVAADSLHNKLKNGKSAGYINGCIILLQIFYLDNLENGNSTPEHSCFPRIRSYDDKIMDEFIKKDMILQNRFPFPSFGKLKLRDRRQVCYSNNTFASQVEIEEVVHHGATRKPTSTFGGIDPPSFDLGLSQLDNDNTMGLSLYRFESIQKDVHHGLTPKPTFSIGGIDPPSFDLGLSQLDNNNTLGELTPANLVQGNLEAQFDTVADQAVVPETPPDQQGVANTETMMNSASFSSPHSILKHVTEARITLRNEQLVTKYLPKSKKTIIGEPADLLVNLPARIVKPSTMVKSPFLCKPQSYTRNESKALDDLFQHTTSIQDKNALKKLWVHISNPVPMKLHLSHLQHTLKTNDPMDEDTFNLAVQALYEDELHTFGSTNFVGWRHFLNQDFAMYAIAADGHWNPTYHIHLFTDPSIIPYNVSSCRLDHEKCFFFQWIDGPDNFDPRFLLFAGICHGKFPRDRFKCWVPPPPNPRR
- the LOC8057879 gene encoding uncharacterized protein LOC8057879 isoform X2; the encoded protein is MAKTPSTVNGSGGSTSNRSAFTKALQHVRRKLGINLAQNTTINASSPRSSGVSNKARKSRKGTVYTRSSAGMTSDIFSSIEDETRLQLIKDMGFQGFKYLNIHKSNKDFAAWLLSKFDPVRCTLLSGTRSEIKLTESDVNLILGIPCEGKPIVPATHQEVVIMKKYICNVFGKESFEQITLPFLTGILYKKPESPMSVGEAIKFKTALIMVLVTIFLGPVSLNNHISTRYMTALVDIDNVQNYNWSKFVIDELKVAADSLHNKLKNGKSAGYINGCIILLQIFYLDNLENGNSTPEHSCFPRIRSYDDKIMDEFIKKDMILQNRFPFPSFGKLKLRDRRQVCYSNNTFASQVEIEEVVHHGATRKPTSTFGGIDPPSFDLGLSQLDNDNTMGLSLYRFESIQKDVHHGLTPKPTFSIGGIDPPSFDLGLSQLDNNNTLGELTPANLVQGNLEAQFDTVADQAVVPETPPDQQGVANTETMMNSASFSSPHSILKHVTEARITLRNEQLVTKYLPKSKKTIIGEPADLLVNLPARIVKPSTMVKSPFLCKPQSYTRNESKALDDLFQHTTSIQDKNALKKLWVHISNPVPMKLHLSHLQHTLKTNDPMDEDTFNLAVQALYEDELHTFGSTNFVGWRHFLNQDFAMYAIAADGHWNPTYHIHLFTDPSIIPYNVSSCRLAAVHLGKGCYNVLEDHISRTTYMEDGIVRQRGHRSPGYGLPHRTSHNDGDGVHGLLKCPGHQNDLH
- the LOC8057879 gene encoding uncharacterized protein LOC8057879 isoform X8 — its product is MAAQSYDDKIMDEFIKKDMILQNRFPFPSFGKLKLRDRRQVCYSNNTFASQVEIEEVVHHGATRKPTSTFGGIDPPSFDLGLSQLDNDNTMGLSLYRFESIQKDVHHGLTPKPTFSIGGIDPPSFDLGLSQLDNNNTLGELTPANLVQGNLEAQFDTVADQAVVPETPPDQQGVANTETMMNSASFSSPHSILKHVTEARITLRNEQLVTKYLPKSKKTIIGEPADLLVNLPARIVKPSTMVKSPFLCKPQSYTRNESKALDDLFQHTTSIQDKNALKKLWVHISNPVPMKLHLSHLQHTLKTNDPMDEDTFNLAVQALYEDELHTFGSTNFVGWRHFLNQDFAMYAIAADGHWNPTYHIHLFTDPSIIPYNVSSCRLIFVPIYEVAHYALYAFDMEKKWSTSSTLSGIPLKIYFYNTLSKTTYNKNLGRYHCILCHHFAKNHSLPNPKFIHNEKGIL
- the LOC8057879 gene encoding uncharacterized protein LOC8057879 isoform X1, encoding MAKTPSTVNGSGGSTSNRSAFTKALQHVRRKLGINLAQNTTINASSPRSSGVSNKARKSRKGTVYTRSSAGMTSDIFSSIEDETRLQLIKDMGFQGFKYLNIHKSNKDFAAWLLSKFDPVRCTLLSGTRSEIKLTESDVNLILGIPCEGKPIVPATHQEVVIMKKYICNVFGKESFEQITLPFLTGILYKKPESPMSVGEAIKFKTALIMVLVTIFLGPVSLNNHISTRYMTALVDIDNVQNYNWSKFVIDELKVAADSLHNKLKNGKSAGYINGCIILLQIFYLDNLENGNSTPEHSCFPRIRSYDDKIMDEFIKKDMILQNRFPFPSFGKLKLRDRRQVCYSNNTFASQVEIEEVVHHGATRKPTSTFGGIDPPSFDLGLSQLDNDNTMGLSLYRFESIQKDVHHGLTPKPTFSIGGIDPPSFDLGLSQLDNNNTLGELTPANLVQGNLEAQFDTVADQAVVPETPPDQQGVANTETMMNSASFSSPHSILKHVTEARITLRNEQLVTKYLPKSKKTIIGEPADLLVNLPARIVKPSTMVKSPFLCKPQSYTRNESKALDDLFQHTTSIQDKNALKKLWVHISNPVPMKLHLSHLQHTLKTNDPMDEDTFNLAVQALYEDELHTFGSTNFVGWRHFLNQDFAMYAIAADGHWNPTYHIHLFTDPSIIPYNVSSCRLIFVPIYEVAHYALYAFDMEKKWSTSSTLSGIPLKIYFYNTLSKTTYNKNLGRYHCILCHHFAKNHSLPNPKFIHNEKGIL
- the LOC8057879 gene encoding uncharacterized protein LOC8057879 isoform X7 — translated: MAKTPSTVNGSGGSTSNRSAFTKALQHVRRKLGINLAQNTTINASSPRSSGVSNKARKSRKGTVYTRSSAGMTSDIFSSIEDETRLQLIKDMGFQGFKYLNIHKSNKDFAAWLLSKFDPVRCTLLSGTRSEIKLTESDVNLILGIPCEGKPIVPATHQEVVIMKKYICNVFGKESFEQITLPFLTGILYKKPESPMSVGEAIKFKTALIMVLVTIFLGPVSLNNHISTRYMTALVDIDNVQNYNWSKFVIDELKVAADSLHNKLKNGKSAGYINGCIILLQIFYLDNLENGNSTPEHSCFPRIRSYDDKIMDEFIKKDMILQNRFPFPSFGKLKLRDRRQVCYSNNTFASQVEIEEVVHHGATRKPTSTFGGIDPPSFDLGLSQLDNDNTMGLSLYRFESLDNNNTLGELTPANLVQGNLEAQFDTVADQAVVPETPPDQQGVANTETMMNSASFSSPHSILKHVTEARITLRNEQLVTKYLPKSKKTIIGEPADLLVNLPARIVKPSTMVKSPFLCKPQSYTRNESKALDDLFQHTTSIQDKNALKKLWVHISNPVPMKLHLSHLQHTLKTNDPMDEDTFNLAVQALYEDELHTFGSTNFVGWRHFLNQDFAMYAIAADGHWNPTYHIHLFTDPSIIPYNVSSCRLIFVPIYEVAHYALYAFDMEKKWSTSSTLSGIPLKIYFYNTLSKTTYNKNLGRYHCILCHHFAKNHSLPNPKFIHNEKGIL
- the LOC8057879 gene encoding uncharacterized protein LOC8057879 isoform X5 — translated: MAKTPSTVNGSGGSTSNRSAFTKALQHVRRKLGINLAQNTTINASSPRSSGVSNKARKSRKGTVYTRSSAGMTSDIFSSIEDETRLQLIKDMGFQGFKYLNIHKSNKDFAAWLLSKFDPVRCTLLSGTRSEIKLTESDVNLILGIPCEGKPIVPATHQEVVIMKKYICNVFGKESFEQITLPFLTGILYKKPESPMSVGEAIKFKTALIMVLVTIFLGPVSLNNHISTRYMTALVDIDNVQNYNWSKFVIDELKVAADSLHNKLKNGKSAGYINGCIILLQIFYLDNLENGNSTPEHSCFPRIRSYDDKIMDEFIKKDMILQNRFPFPSFGKLKLRDRRQVCYSNNTFASQVEIEEVVHHGATRKPTSTFGGIDPPSFDLGLSQLDNDNTMGLSLYRFESIQKDVHHGLTPKPTFSIGGIDPPSFDLGLSQLDNNNTLGELTPANLVQGNLEAQFDTVADQAVVPETPPDQQGVANTETMMNSASFSSPHSILKHVTEARITLRNEQLVTKYLPKSKKTIIGEPADLLVNLPARIVKPSTMVKSPFLCKPQSYTRNESKALDDLFQHTTSIQDKNALKKLWVHISNPVPMKLHLSHLQHTLKTNDPMDEDTFNLAVQALYEDELHTFGSTNFVGWRHFLNQDFAMYAIAADGHWNPTYHIHLFTDPSIIPYNVSSCRLIFVPIYEVAHYALYAFDMEKKWSTSSTLSGIPLKIYFYNTLSKTTYNKNLAS